One segment of Longimicrobiaceae bacterium DNA contains the following:
- a CDS encoding sigma-54 dependent transcriptional regulator, which yields MSSGRILVIDDEAGLRHTLSLILREEGYEVATAEDGEVGLRTALAEPPDLVLCDVRMPRLDGLQFLERYQEAGGTALVVVMSAYGSLDSAVEAMRRGAYDYVSKPFNADEILLTLRKAEEREQLRREVVRLRKQVGEVEGFEEVVGRSQVMREALELAGRVAPYPSTVLITGESGTGKEAIARAIHRASPRSQAAFVAVNCGAIPENLLESELFGHEKGAFTGADRTREGLFAEANGGTLFLDEIGELPNPLQVKLLRVLQERRVRRVGASAEVPVDVRVLAATARDLVEEVQEGRFRDDLFYRVNVVQIHLPPLRARPEDIPLLAGHFLRRHAARFGIAAGELPSALLPVLASYPWPGNVRELENVVERALVLSGGDVREEHLPPHVRSGTHPFHITPDDADLSVKRRLPALERELIARALQRTQGNRTRAADLLELSVRALSYKIQDYGLD from the coding sequence GTGAGCTCCGGCCGCATCCTGGTGATCGACGACGAGGCGGGGCTCCGCCACACCCTCTCCCTGATCCTCCGGGAGGAGGGGTACGAGGTCGCCACGGCCGAGGACGGCGAGGTGGGGCTCCGCACCGCCCTGGCCGAGCCCCCGGACCTGGTACTCTGCGACGTGCGAATGCCGCGGCTGGACGGGCTCCAGTTCCTGGAGCGCTACCAGGAGGCCGGCGGCACGGCGCTGGTGGTGGTGATGAGCGCGTACGGCTCGCTGGACTCCGCGGTGGAGGCCATGCGCCGCGGCGCCTACGACTACGTCTCCAAGCCCTTCAACGCGGACGAGATCCTGCTCACCCTCCGCAAGGCCGAGGAACGGGAGCAGCTCCGGCGCGAGGTGGTCCGGCTGCGGAAGCAGGTGGGCGAGGTGGAGGGGTTCGAGGAGGTGGTGGGGCGCTCGCAGGTGATGCGGGAGGCGCTGGAGCTGGCGGGCCGGGTGGCGCCGTACCCTTCCACGGTGCTCATCACCGGCGAGAGCGGCACGGGGAAGGAGGCCATCGCCCGCGCCATCCACCGCGCCTCGCCGCGGAGCCAGGCGGCGTTCGTGGCCGTCAACTGCGGCGCCATCCCGGAGAACCTGCTGGAGTCGGAGCTGTTCGGGCACGAGAAGGGCGCCTTCACCGGGGCCGACCGGACGCGTGAGGGGCTCTTCGCGGAGGCGAACGGGGGGACGCTCTTCCTGGACGAGATCGGCGAGCTGCCGAACCCGCTCCAGGTGAAGCTCCTGCGCGTGCTCCAGGAGCGGCGGGTGCGCCGCGTGGGCGCCTCCGCCGAGGTGCCGGTGGACGTCCGCGTGCTGGCGGCCACCGCGCGCGACCTGGTGGAGGAGGTGCAGGAGGGACGCTTTCGGGACGACCTGTTCTACCGGGTCAACGTGGTGCAGATCCACCTCCCGCCGCTCCGCGCCCGCCCGGAGGACATCCCCCTCCTCGCCGGCCACTTCCTCCGGCGGCACGCCGCGCGCTTCGGGATCGCCGCGGGCGAGCTCCCCTCCGCGCTCCTCCCCGTGCTCGCCTCGTATCCCTGGCCGGGGAACGTCCGCGAGCTGGAGAACGTGGTGGAGCGCGCCCTGGTCCTGTCCGGCGGCGACGTGCGCGAGGAGCACCTGCCGCCCCACGTGCGCTCCGGGACCCACCCCTTCCACATCACCCCCGACGACGCCGACCTTTCGGTGAAGCGGCGGCTCCCGGCGCTGGAGCGGGAGCTGATCGCCCGGGCGCTGCAGCGGACGCAGGGGAACCGCACCCGCGCCGCGGACCTGCTGGAGCTGTCCGTGCGGGCGCTGTCGTACAAGATCCAGGACTACGGGCTGGACTGA
- a CDS encoding ATP-binding protein, whose translation MSRSDRDSGSPGKARGSLRAELLFNLSFLAFAAVVLALWAASVLDLAALDGARALGAILLLAAADVAVFGVLGSHLVGRLVVRPLSEAADAATAIADGDYQRRVPPGESRETAALADALNRLTDQLLQDQTRLAENVRSLDETNRVLVATQRDLVQAEKLAGIGRLAAGVAHEVGNPLGALLGYAAVLRRRGVDEELLGGVEREARRIDRIVRSLLQYARPHGGAREREEVDLNASIRRVAALLREQGRLAEVELRLRLAEQLPPIHAVAHDVDQVFVNLFTNAEAAMEGRGTLTVHTVVRSFEPARRIPPRRADDPAGVDYSHLRRPRHGSHRDAQRLEAGDEIVQVLVADTGPGIPPEHVEAVFDPFFTTRQPGEGTGLGLAIVASTVTEFGGRVEVTSANGGGAVFALSFPTGRHAS comes from the coding sequence TTGAGCCGCTCGGACCGCGATTCGGGGAGCCCCGGGAAAGCCCGGGGCTCCCTTCGCGCCGAGCTCCTCTTCAACCTTTCCTTTCTGGCCTTCGCGGCCGTCGTCCTCGCCCTCTGGGCCGCATCGGTGCTGGACCTCGCCGCGCTCGACGGGGCGCGCGCGCTCGGCGCCATCCTCCTGCTGGCGGCCGCGGACGTGGCCGTGTTCGGAGTGCTGGGGAGCCACCTGGTGGGGAGGCTCGTGGTCCGGCCGCTCTCGGAGGCCGCCGACGCCGCCACGGCCATCGCCGACGGCGACTACCAGCGCCGAGTCCCCCCCGGCGAGAGCCGCGAGACCGCCGCATTGGCGGACGCCCTGAACCGCCTGACCGACCAGCTCCTGCAGGACCAGACGCGCCTGGCGGAGAACGTCCGCTCGCTCGACGAGACCAACCGCGTCCTGGTCGCCACCCAGCGCGACCTGGTGCAGGCGGAGAAGCTGGCCGGGATCGGGCGCCTCGCCGCCGGCGTGGCGCACGAGGTGGGGAACCCGCTGGGGGCGCTCCTGGGGTACGCGGCGGTGCTGCGGCGCCGCGGGGTGGACGAGGAGCTGCTGGGCGGGGTGGAGCGCGAGGCGCGCCGCATCGACCGCATCGTCCGCTCGCTCCTGCAGTACGCCCGCCCGCACGGCGGCGCCCGGGAGCGGGAGGAGGTGGACCTGAACGCCTCCATCCGGCGGGTGGCCGCGCTCCTCCGCGAGCAGGGGCGCCTCGCGGAGGTGGAGCTGCGCCTCCGGCTCGCCGAGCAGCTCCCCCCCATCCACGCCGTGGCGCACGACGTGGACCAGGTCTTCGTCAACCTGTTCACCAACGCTGAGGCGGCGATGGAGGGGCGGGGGACGCTCACCGTGCACACGGTGGTGCGGAGCTTCGAGCCCGCCCGGCGGATCCCCCCCCGGCGCGCGGACGACCCCGCGGGGGTGGACTACAGCCACCTCCGCCGCCCCCGGCACGGGTCGCACCGCGACGCGCAGCGCCTGGAGGCGGGCGACGAGATCGTGCAGGTTCTGGTGGCCGACACCGGGCCGGGGATCCCCCCGGAGCACGTGGAGGCCGTCTTCGACCCCTTCTTCACCACCCGCCAGCCCGGCGAGGGGACCGGGCTCGGGCTCGCCATCGTCGCCAGCACGGTGACCGAGTTCGGAGGGCGGGTGGAAGTCACCTCCGCGAACGGCGGGGGCGCGGTGTTCGCCCTTTCCTTTCCCACCGGCAGGCACGCATCGTGA
- a CDS encoding acetate--CoA ligase family protein codes for MLDPLLRPRSVAVVGASRTPHTIGYQILDNLVRHGYTGPVYPVNPSAASVHSIRAYASVEEIPDPVDLAVVVVPKQHVQAVAEACGRKGVGAMVVISAGFREIGGAGIERERELLETVRRYGMRLVGPNCMGVMNTAPDVSMNATFAPTMPPDGPVAFLSQSGAMGVTILDYASEYGIGISQFVSVGNKPDVSGNDLVRYWADDERTGVILMYLENFGNPRRFTQLAREITRRKPIVAVKSGRSGAGARAASSHTGALAGTDAATDALLRQCGVLRVDTVEEMFDLAMAFSHQPIPRGNRVAIVTNAGGPGIIIADACEAHGLEVPELAESTRALLAAHFPEEASLRNPVDMIASATPQSYRVAVEAVLADPNVDAVIATFVPPLGIRQEDVAEAIVDVAAGQREKPVMAVLMGREGLPQGLAELNAAGIPGYRFPESAVRALAAMYRQRRWLERPVGTVRAFDVDRAAVEEILGRARDEGREKLSETEVMRVLEAYGIPVAPYRVARTPEEAVEAAESIGYPVVMKVLSPRIVHKSDVGGVVVGVDAADEARSVFARLTTEVPARAGIGAGEVEGVLVQKMVSGGKETIVGMHSDPQFGPLLMFGLGGIYVEALGDVVFRVTPVADVDAREMVRSIRGAALLRGVRGEAPSDVAALEETIQRISQLVGDHDAIRELDVNPWLAFPQGGVAVDGRISVRLEGAPAGPPRADVVDSAPDPVLIQQDIAT; via the coding sequence ATGCTCGATCCACTCCTCCGTCCCCGCTCCGTCGCCGTCGTGGGGGCGAGCCGGACGCCGCACACCATCGGCTACCAGATCCTGGACAACCTGGTGCGCCACGGCTACACCGGGCCGGTCTACCCGGTGAACCCCTCCGCCGCCTCCGTGCACTCCATCCGGGCGTACGCGTCCGTGGAGGAGATCCCCGACCCGGTGGACCTCGCCGTCGTCGTCGTCCCCAAGCAGCACGTGCAGGCGGTGGCGGAGGCGTGCGGGCGCAAGGGGGTGGGGGCGATGGTGGTGATCTCCGCCGGCTTCCGGGAGATCGGCGGCGCCGGGATCGAGCGCGAGCGCGAGCTGCTGGAAACGGTCCGCCGCTACGGGATGCGCCTGGTGGGCCCCAATTGCATGGGGGTGATGAACACGGCGCCCGACGTGTCCATGAACGCCACCTTCGCCCCCACCATGCCCCCGGACGGCCCCGTCGCCTTCCTGAGCCAGTCCGGGGCGATGGGCGTCACCATCCTGGACTACGCCTCCGAGTACGGGATCGGCATCTCGCAGTTCGTCTCCGTCGGGAACAAGCCCGACGTCTCCGGGAACGACCTGGTGCGCTACTGGGCCGACGACGAGCGCACCGGCGTCATCCTGATGTACCTGGAGAACTTCGGCAACCCGCGCCGCTTCACCCAGCTCGCGCGCGAGATCACCCGCCGCAAGCCCATCGTCGCCGTGAAGTCCGGGCGCAGCGGGGCCGGGGCGCGCGCCGCCTCCTCGCACACCGGGGCGCTCGCCGGGACCGACGCCGCCACCGACGCCCTGCTGCGCCAGTGCGGCGTGCTGCGCGTGGACACGGTGGAGGAGATGTTCGACCTGGCGATGGCCTTCTCGCACCAGCCCATCCCCCGCGGCAACCGCGTCGCCATCGTCACCAACGCCGGGGGGCCCGGGATCATCATCGCCGATGCCTGCGAGGCGCACGGGCTGGAGGTTCCCGAGCTGGCGGAGAGCACCCGCGCGCTCCTGGCCGCCCACTTCCCCGAGGAGGCGTCGCTGCGCAACCCGGTGGACATGATCGCCTCGGCCACCCCGCAGAGCTACCGCGTGGCCGTGGAGGCCGTGCTCGCCGACCCCAACGTGGACGCGGTGATCGCCACCTTCGTCCCCCCGCTGGGAATCCGGCAGGAGGACGTGGCCGAGGCCATCGTGGACGTCGCGGCCGGGCAGCGGGAGAAGCCCGTCATGGCGGTGCTGATGGGGCGCGAGGGGCTTCCGCAGGGGCTGGCCGAGCTGAACGCCGCGGGGATCCCCGGCTACCGCTTCCCGGAGTCGGCGGTGCGAGCGCTGGCGGCCATGTACCGGCAGCGCCGCTGGCTGGAGCGCCCCGTGGGCACCGTGCGCGCCTTCGACGTGGACCGCGCCGCGGTGGAGGAGATCCTGGGGCGCGCCCGCGACGAGGGGCGGGAGAAGCTCTCCGAGACGGAGGTGATGCGGGTGCTGGAGGCGTACGGGATCCCCGTCGCCCCGTACCGCGTCGCGCGGACGCCGGAGGAGGCGGTGGAGGCCGCGGAGTCCATCGGCTATCCCGTGGTGATGAAGGTCCTGTCGCCCCGCATCGTCCACAAGTCGGACGTGGGGGGCGTGGTGGTGGGGGTGGACGCCGCGGACGAGGCGCGCTCCGTCTTCGCGCGGCTCACCACCGAGGTGCCGGCGCGGGCGGGGATCGGGGCGGGGGAGGTGGAGGGCGTGCTGGTGCAGAAGATGGTCTCCGGGGGGAAGGAGACCATCGTGGGGATGCACTCCGACCCGCAGTTCGGGCCGCTCCTGATGTTCGGGCTGGGGGGGATCTACGTGGAGGCGCTGGGCGACGTGGTGTTCCGCGTCACCCCGGTCGCCGATGTCGACGCGCGCGAGATGGTGCGCTCCATCCGGGGCGCCGCCCTCCTGCGGGGCGTCCGCGGCGAGGCGCCCTCCGACGTGGCCGCGCTGGAGGAGACGATCCAGCGCATCTCGCAGCTCGTGGGCGACCACGACGCCATCCGCGAGCTGGACGTGAACCCGTGGCTGGCGTTCCCGCAGGGCGGGGTGGCAGTGGACGGCCGGATCTCCGTGCGCCTGGAGGGCGCGCCCGCTGGCCCGCCGCGCGCGGACGTGGTAGATTCTGCGCCGGACCCGGTTCTCATTCAACAGGACATAGCAACGTGA
- a CDS encoding D-aminoacyl-tRNA deacylase, whose product MTQGRAVLFFCADPARDPVASHVFEASRRLLPLVETGDEVDGMPVLAHRDAAGREFVYVRTAEVLSHDYPRYLPLLTGRLSGFDVALLVNWHEGANAPDGIFMAHTTGDVVSGRFGPADPALTTAVLRAIERTRTEAGLDRYRTVTEATHWSGVVYGHAPELLTCYPVPLLDVEIGSSPESWSDPEAAEVLARALVRIFDEEPPRGGSVLFVGGVHFEPSIRDAVLGDDRPDDVAVSHVLANHWLVAGGYGEPGGAEKLEACCRSIAGGVDALVFHDNLKGALKATVRAVAERLWIPSFNHRRLRSPEPLPLRAPADPTG is encoded by the coding sequence ATGACACAAGGCCGCGCCGTCCTGTTCTTCTGCGCCGACCCGGCCAGGGACCCCGTGGCGAGCCACGTGTTCGAGGCGTCGCGCCGGCTCCTCCCTCTGGTCGAGACCGGGGACGAGGTGGACGGGATGCCGGTCCTGGCGCACCGCGACGCGGCCGGCCGCGAGTTCGTGTACGTACGCACCGCCGAGGTGCTGAGCCACGACTACCCGCGCTACCTCCCCCTGCTGACCGGGCGGCTCAGCGGCTTCGACGTGGCGCTGCTGGTGAACTGGCACGAGGGCGCGAACGCCCCCGACGGCATCTTCATGGCGCATACCACGGGGGACGTCGTCTCGGGGCGGTTCGGCCCGGCCGACCCCGCCCTCACGACCGCCGTGCTCCGCGCCATCGAGCGCACGCGGACCGAAGCCGGGCTCGACCGGTACCGGACGGTCACGGAGGCCACGCACTGGTCTGGCGTGGTGTACGGCCATGCGCCCGAGCTCCTGACCTGCTACCCGGTGCCGCTCCTGGACGTCGAGATCGGGAGCTCGCCGGAGAGCTGGAGCGACCCGGAAGCGGCGGAGGTGCTCGCCCGCGCCCTGGTGCGCATCTTCGACGAGGAGCCGCCGCGCGGCGGCTCGGTGCTCTTCGTGGGGGGCGTGCACTTCGAGCCCAGCATCCGCGACGCGGTGCTCGGAGACGACCGCCCCGACGACGTGGCGGTCTCCCACGTGCTCGCCAACCACTGGCTCGTGGCGGGCGGCTACGGCGAGCCCGGGGGCGCGGAGAAGCTGGAGGCCTGCTGCCGCTCCATCGCGGGAGGGGTGGACGCCCTCGTCTTCCACGACAACCTCAAGGGAGCCCTCAAGGCCACGGTGCGCGCGGTCGCGGAGCGGCTCTGGATCCCGAGCTTCAACCACCGCAGGCTCCGCAGCCCCGAGCCGCTCCCACTCCGCGCCCCGGCCGATCCGACAGGGTAG
- a CDS encoding amidase encodes MNDTGRPEGPALARVLRPRSLRRAAAGLLLAAGAACAPAPVTQGAVAAAPGTAVAPFELDEATVAELQEGMRSGRYTSRSITEAYLARIEALDRRGPALQSMLDLNSDALAIADSLDAERRAGRVRGPLHGIPVVVKDNVDTADRMTTTAGSLALEGSIAQRDAFVAERLREAGAVILGKANLSEWANFRSTQSSSGWSGRGGQVRNPYALDRSPCGSSSGTAVAVAANLAPVGVGTETDGSIVCPAAANGLVGVKPTMGLVSRAGIIPIAGSQDIAGPMARTVTDAALLLGALAGADPRDPATAASRGKAAADYTRFLDPNGLRGARIGVVRKGFTGYSPETDKLFEEAVATMRRAGAVLVDSLEMPHRGEYGAAEYTVLLYEFKDELNKYLAGLGPNAPVKSLEEVIAFNEREAARSMPYFGQEILVAAQAKGPITEKEYLEAREKTRLAGKGIDSLMALHRLDAVVAPTGSPAWPIDLINGDHFLGASSTPAAVSGYPNVTVPMGFSFGLPVGVSFFGRAWSEPTLLRLAYAYEQATKHRAPPRFLPTVDLTVR; translated from the coding sequence ATGAACGACACCGGACGCCCCGAGGGGCCCGCCCTCGCGCGGGTTCTCCGCCCGAGAAGCCTCCGCCGCGCCGCGGCCGGCCTGCTGCTCGCCGCCGGCGCCGCGTGCGCCCCGGCCCCCGTGACGCAGGGCGCCGTGGCCGCGGCCCCGGGGACCGCCGTAGCCCCCTTCGAGCTGGACGAGGCCACGGTCGCCGAGCTGCAGGAGGGGATGCGCAGCGGGCGGTACACCTCCCGCTCCATCACCGAGGCGTACCTGGCGCGCATCGAGGCGCTCGACCGGCGCGGGCCGGCGCTTCAGTCCATGCTGGACCTCAATTCGGACGCCCTGGCCATCGCGGACAGCCTGGACGCGGAGCGCCGCGCCGGGCGGGTGCGCGGGCCGCTGCACGGGATCCCGGTGGTGGTCAAGGACAACGTGGACACCGCCGACCGCATGACCACGACCGCCGGCTCGCTGGCGCTGGAGGGCTCCATCGCCCAGCGCGACGCCTTCGTGGCGGAGCGGCTGCGGGAGGCGGGCGCCGTGATCCTGGGCAAGGCCAACCTCAGCGAGTGGGCCAACTTCCGCTCCACGCAGTCGTCCAGCGGCTGGAGCGGGCGGGGCGGGCAGGTGCGCAACCCGTACGCGCTGGACCGCTCGCCCTGCGGCTCCAGCTCCGGGACCGCCGTCGCCGTCGCCGCGAACCTGGCCCCGGTGGGCGTCGGGACCGAGACCGACGGCTCCATCGTCTGCCCGGCGGCCGCCAACGGGCTGGTGGGCGTCAAGCCCACCATGGGGCTGGTGAGCCGCGCCGGGATCATCCCCATCGCGGGGAGCCAGGACATCGCCGGGCCCATGGCGCGCACCGTGACCGACGCCGCCCTGCTGCTGGGCGCGCTCGCCGGGGCCGACCCGCGCGACCCGGCCACCGCTGCGAGCCGCGGGAAGGCGGCGGCGGACTACACCCGCTTCCTGGATCCGAATGGGCTGCGCGGCGCCCGCATCGGCGTGGTCCGGAAGGGGTTCACGGGCTACAGCCCGGAGACGGACAAGCTCTTCGAGGAAGCCGTCGCGACGATGCGGCGGGCCGGCGCCGTGCTGGTGGACTCGCTGGAGATGCCCCATCGCGGCGAGTACGGAGCCGCCGAGTACACGGTGCTCCTGTACGAGTTCAAGGACGAGCTCAACAAGTACCTGGCCGGGCTGGGCCCGAACGCGCCGGTGAAGTCGCTGGAGGAGGTGATCGCCTTCAACGAGCGCGAAGCCGCCCGTTCCATGCCGTACTTCGGGCAGGAGATCCTGGTCGCCGCGCAGGCCAAGGGGCCGATCACCGAGAAGGAGTACCTGGAGGCGCGGGAGAAGACCCGGCTGGCGGGGAAGGGGATCGACTCCCTGATGGCGCTGCACCGCCTGGACGCCGTCGTCGCGCCTACCGGGAGCCCCGCGTGGCCCATCGACCTGATCAACGGCGACCACTTCCTGGGAGCCAGCTCCACGCCGGCCGCGGTCTCCGGCTACCCGAACGTCACCGTGCCCATGGGGTTCAGCTTCGGGCTCCCGGTGGGGGTGTCGTTCTTCGGACGCGCCTGGAGCGAGCCGACGCTGCTCCGGCTGGCCTACGCCTACGAGCAGGCCACGAAGCACCGTGCCCCTCCGCGGTTCCTTCCGACCGTCGATCTCACGGTGCGGTAG
- a CDS encoding fused MFS/spermidine synthase, with protein MSTPTPETSLEALPPAATAGTLAVPKPGARLLVAAYAAAIFAGAFLLFLVQPMFGKMVLPLLGGSPAVWNTCMLFFQAALLGGYLYAHLTTRWLGVRRQAALHLALVLAAGLALPLSVGSAAPPGGGAPIPWLLALLLGTVGLPFLVLAATSPMLQRWFAESGSPAARNPYWLYAASNLGSLLALLSYPFLLEPRLRLAEQSWVWAAGYAGLVLLLAACAFLVRHAPSTGTAARARAGAPDAAPVSLRDRATWVALAFLPSSLLLGVTTYLTTDLASAPLLWVLPLALYLLTFTLVFAERPPLRHEWMVRVQPALLVAVIYLLLGSSLNRPAVAVPIHLAAFFVTAMVCHGELARRRPAPRHLTEFYLWLSVGGVLGGVFNVLVAPAVFDHTWEYPLVLVLAVLARPWPEGRRPLSEHATTALRAAGFAVALYLLLGRDPEALSAPVFVAMAAVFVALLGLVLGRAPLWLALCLGSVYALRAAEDFRAAETLHADRSFFGHYRVTAQAGRERFHVLTHGSTLHGAQSKAPERRRDPLTYYVRSGPLGDVFATQGLSTRPQRVAVVGLGVGTTAAYAAEGEAWTFFEIDPGIERIARDPRLFTYLADSPAETRVVLGDARLSLARESREGAPRYDLIVLDAFTSDAIPTHLLTREALEVYLDRLEPGGRLAVHVSNRYLDLESVVAAAVRDLGLAARVGAWGLPPNTPYENASTWVLAAREEEALGMLADDKRWRTARLKPGVGAWTDDHSSILDVFTW; from the coding sequence TTGAGCACTCCGACCCCCGAGACGTCGCTGGAGGCCCTGCCCCCCGCCGCGACCGCCGGCACCCTGGCCGTGCCGAAGCCCGGCGCGCGGCTGCTGGTGGCCGCGTACGCCGCCGCGATCTTCGCGGGCGCGTTCCTGCTCTTCCTGGTGCAGCCGATGTTCGGGAAGATGGTGCTCCCGCTGCTGGGCGGCTCGCCCGCGGTGTGGAACACCTGCATGCTCTTCTTCCAGGCCGCGCTGCTGGGGGGGTACCTGTACGCGCACCTGACCACCCGCTGGCTGGGCGTGCGCCGACAGGCCGCCCTGCACCTGGCGCTGGTTCTGGCCGCCGGACTGGCGCTTCCGCTCTCCGTCGGGAGCGCCGCACCGCCGGGAGGGGGGGCGCCGATCCCGTGGCTCCTCGCGCTGCTGCTGGGCACTGTCGGGCTGCCGTTCCTGGTCCTGGCGGCGACCAGCCCCATGCTGCAGCGGTGGTTCGCGGAGAGCGGCTCGCCCGCCGCCCGGAACCCGTACTGGCTGTACGCCGCCAGCAACCTGGGGAGCCTCCTGGCCCTGCTCTCCTACCCCTTCCTGCTGGAGCCGCGGCTGCGGCTGGCCGAGCAGAGCTGGGTGTGGGCGGCGGGGTACGCCGGGCTGGTGCTGCTCCTGGCCGCCTGCGCCTTCCTGGTGCGGCACGCCCCCTCCACGGGGACGGCCGCCCGTGCGCGCGCCGGCGCGCCGGACGCGGCGCCGGTATCGCTGCGGGACCGCGCGACCTGGGTGGCGCTCGCCTTCCTCCCGTCCAGCCTGCTGCTGGGGGTAACGACCTACCTGACCACGGACCTGGCCTCGGCGCCGCTGCTCTGGGTGCTCCCGCTTGCGCTGTACCTGCTCACCTTCACGCTGGTCTTCGCGGAGCGGCCGCCGCTCCGGCACGAGTGGATGGTGCGGGTGCAGCCGGCCCTGCTCGTCGCCGTGATCTACCTCCTGCTGGGGAGCTCCCTCAACCGGCCGGCGGTGGCGGTCCCCATCCACCTGGCGGCCTTCTTCGTGACGGCCATGGTCTGCCACGGCGAGCTGGCGCGCCGCCGGCCTGCCCCGCGGCACCTCACGGAGTTCTACCTGTGGCTGTCGGTGGGCGGCGTCCTGGGCGGGGTGTTCAACGTGCTGGTCGCGCCGGCGGTCTTCGACCACACCTGGGAGTACCCGCTGGTGCTGGTGCTGGCCGTCCTGGCGCGCCCCTGGCCGGAGGGGCGCCGGCCGCTCTCCGAGCACGCCACGACGGCGCTGCGGGCCGCCGGGTTCGCGGTGGCGCTCTACCTCCTCCTGGGGCGCGACCCGGAAGCCCTGTCCGCCCCGGTGTTCGTGGCGATGGCGGCGGTCTTCGTGGCGCTGCTGGGGCTGGTGCTGGGGCGGGCGCCCCTCTGGCTGGCGCTCTGCCTGGGCTCGGTGTACGCCCTGCGCGCGGCGGAGGACTTCCGCGCCGCCGAGACGCTGCACGCGGACCGCTCCTTCTTCGGCCACTACCGGGTCACGGCGCAGGCCGGCCGGGAGCGGTTCCACGTCCTCACGCACGGCTCCACCCTGCACGGTGCGCAGAGCAAGGCGCCGGAGCGCCGCCGCGACCCGCTCACGTACTACGTCCGCTCCGGGCCGCTGGGCGACGTCTTCGCCACGCAGGGGCTCTCCACCCGCCCTCAGCGGGTGGCGGTGGTGGGGCTCGGAGTGGGAACCACGGCCGCCTACGCGGCCGAAGGCGAGGCCTGGACCTTCTTCGAGATCGACCCCGGGATCGAGCGCATCGCCCGCGACCCGCGCCTGTTCACCTACCTGGCGGACTCCCCCGCGGAGACCCGCGTCGTCCTGGGCGACGCGCGGCTCTCGCTGGCCCGTGAATCGCGGGAGGGAGCGCCCCGGTACGACCTGATCGTGCTGGACGCCTTCACCTCGGACGCCATCCCCACGCACCTCCTGACCCGGGAGGCGCTGGAGGTATACCTGGATCGGCTGGAGCCCGGCGGACGCCTGGCCGTGCACGTCAGCAACCGCTACCTGGACCTGGAGTCGGTGGTGGCGGCCGCGGTCCGCGACCTGGGCCTGGCCGCGCGGGTGGGCGCCTGGGGGCTCCCCCCGAACACGCCGTACGAGAACGCCTCCACCTGGGTGCTGGCGGCGCGGGAGGAGGAGGCGCTGGGGATGCTGGCCGACGACAAGCGCTGGCGCACCGCCCGCCTGAAGCCGGGCGTCGGCGCCTGGACCGACGACCACTCCAGCATCCTGGACGTGTTCACCTGGTAG
- a CDS encoding methyltransferase domain-containing protein, with amino-acid sequence MAASSRASRALLAAALAALLPGAAAAQRPVSEAPYVPTPMEVVHEMLALAAPGPDDVVYDLGSGDGRIPIEAARLYGARGVGIDLDARLVQRAEENAREAGVAGRVRFVHGDLFAADLRPATVVTLYLPASVNLKLRPILLEQLRPGTRVVSHSFSMGDWAPDSMVTVRRPGAEFGPRVFFWVVPAKVGGSWSVMGPGGERYALRLRQEFQRVEGTVRAGGRELPLRDVKLVGDRITFTLPEAAGGSGAGRRFAGRVEGDRIQGTLEGETGAAWGARRMP; translated from the coding sequence ATGGCAGCTTCGTCCCGCGCCTCCCGCGCGCTCCTCGCCGCGGCGCTCGCCGCCCTGCTCCCCGGCGCGGCGGCGGCGCAGCGCCCGGTCTCCGAGGCCCCCTACGTCCCCACCCCGATGGAGGTGGTGCACGAGATGCTGGCGCTCGCCGCCCCGGGGCCGGACGATGTCGTCTACGACCTGGGCTCGGGCGACGGGCGCATCCCCATCGAGGCGGCGCGGCTGTACGGCGCCCGCGGGGTGGGGATCGACCTGGACGCCCGGCTGGTGCAGCGCGCCGAGGAGAACGCGCGGGAGGCCGGGGTGGCGGGCCGCGTCCGCTTCGTGCACGGCGACCTGTTCGCCGCCGACCTGCGCCCCGCCACCGTGGTCACGCTCTACCTCCCCGCCAGCGTGAACCTCAAGCTCCGCCCGATCCTGCTGGAGCAGCTCCGCCCCGGCACGCGTGTGGTCTCGCACTCCTTCTCCATGGGCGATTGGGCGCCGGACAGCATGGTCACCGTCCGCCGGCCCGGCGCCGAGTTCGGGCCGCGCGTCTTCTTCTGGGTGGTCCCGGCGAAGGTGGGCGGCTCGTGGAGCGTTATGGGGCCGGGCGGCGAACGCTACGCGCTGCGGCTCCGGCAGGAGTTCCAGCGGGTCGAGGGAACGGTGCGCGCGGGGGGACGGGAGCTGCCGCTGCGGGACGTGAAGCTGGTGGGGGACCGGATCACCTTCACACTCCCGGAGGCGGCGGGCGGGTCGGGCGCGGGGCGACGGTTCGCCGGGCGGGTGGAGGGGGACCGGATACAGGGGACGCTGGAGGGCGAGACAGGCGCGGCGTGGGGAGCCAGGCGCATGCCGTGA